One window from the genome of Salmo salar chromosome ssa25, Ssal_v3.1, whole genome shotgun sequence encodes:
- the ttf2 gene encoding transcription termination factor 2 isoform X1, giving the protein MEIVLCNTHGSTCMLKTGVKEGPNKGKSFYLCGERQQGSPCDFTKVAGIPASHCLLHEDSMVELQTLIHSQQQQGYRLYYRCVLGKNAGQRWCGNVPWTAPEAEKRNPLSDRQLHPSSLPPERNPFKAPGKTDQTSEWRRLQDGGRLEGKGKNEKGGEKERLHKSVGKESEHGRGMGKEEEERGMSSPSESWRDKQLPAGMKIKKRVSGEENKESSETSPEEKEKTAKETKDKNKNSNKDSQREAEKSKNSSPKPQDTEDPHKASKGRHGYSPREPPTNSFKESGKHAGKKPSTERKKSNPSDPNGTTSKDAQAPKSTEKTKTPIPQSDKPAQRLSTPTTEQDKEAEKRTASSSQQNQDKSHRGNQFGEWRCDEDDDDDVQFVSVQPGTQTTTPVPVPLVQKALTSFPGFQPASQVKGQREDPRALHSQLTAQLKQKKATLSVVNMSALPDKGERLKSQIKDLEETLESLCLTTSTEPEPRGDEGNAKPKPTPSQYNPFSCPGGTVLLPIAPAPLQYQASTSSMGLQLSQGYTQMYGVNPQSQAFYGGRMTDNRLLAVKNATSEAIDHLHSSLESCPDPDAEVTDPKGIKVPLLAHQRRALAWLLWRETQKPCGGILADDMGLGKTLTMIALILAQKKKQKEEEEKDTILEGWISKNDSSLVVSQGTLIICPASLVHHWKKEIERHVKSSRLSIYLYHGPNRQKNAKVLAEHDVVVTTYSLVSKEIPVQKEDAEKPSKDTKDVPSALPPLLRVAWARIVLDEAHNIKNPKVQTSLAVCKLRAKARWAVTGTPIQNNLLDMYALLKFLRCAPFDEFKLWKTQVDNGSKRGGERLNILTRTLLLRRTKDQMDSTGKPLVNLPDRTCEVHRLKLSEEEQSVYDVVFAQSRSTLQNYLKRHEGDNGKKGDNSNPFDKGKGVAREFGVSQADSVSSSQQTQGPTSTVHILSLLLRLRQSCCHPSLLKKTLDPSELQGDGISLSLEEQLNALCLSSEPSGPDHKATVSLNGSRFASDLFKDTHESTKIAAILTELKAIGQQSEAQKSVIVSQWTSMLHIVAVHLRGMGLSFAVIDGTVNPKRRMDLVEEFNTNPKGPRVMLVSLCAGGVGINLIGGNHLFLMDMHWNPALEDQACDRIYRVGQHRDVTIHRFVCEGTVEDKISILQEKKKDLAQKVLSGTGASFTKLSLADLRVIFGV; this is encoded by the exons ATGGAGATTGTACTATGCAATACCCACG GCAGCACATGTATGCTGAAGACGGGAGTAAAAGAAGGGCCAAATAAGGGTAAAAGCTTCTACTTGTGCGGGGAGCGTCAACAGGGGTCTCCCTGCGATTTCACCAAAGTGGCAGG TATCCCGGCCTCACACTGCCTGCTTCATGAGGATTCTATGGTGGAACTCCAGACTCTCATCCACAGTCAGCAGCAGCAgggctacag GTTGTACTACCGGTGTGTTTTGGGGAAGAATGCAGGTCAGAGGTGGTGTGGCAATGTTCCCTGGACAGCG CCAGAGGCAGAGAAACGCAACCCACTGTCTGACAGACAGCTGCATCCCTCCAGCCTGCCCCCAGAGAGAAATCCATTCAAGGCCCCAGGCAAGACTGACCAGACATCAGAGTGGAGGAGACTCCAAGATGGGGGGAGACTGGAgggtaaaggaaagaatgagaaaggtggagagaaggagaggcttCACAAGAGTGTAGGTAAAGAAAGCGAACATGGTCGAGGtatggggaaggaggaggaggagagggggatgtcaaGTCCCTCGGAGTCTTGGAGAGACAAACAGCTTCCAGCAGGGATGAAGATAAAGAAGAGGGTATCAGGTGAGGAGAATAAGGAAAGTTCTGAAACATCACCTGAGGAAAAGGAAAAGACTGCCAAGGAGACGAAAGACAAAAACAAGAACTCAAAcaaagacagccagagagaggctgagaaaAGCAAAAACTCTAGCCCGAAACCCCAGGATACAGAGGACCCACACAAAGCCTCAAAGGGTCGTCATGGATACTCCCCAAGAGAGCCACCAACCAATAGCTTTAAAGAGTCTGGAAAGCATGCTGGGAAAAAGCCAAgcacagagaggaagaagagcaaCCCCTCCGACCCAAATGGCACTACCTCTAAAGACGCCCAAGCACCTAAGAGCACAGAGAAGACCAAAACCCCAATCCCACAATCCGATAAACCAGCGCAGCGACTTTCCACTCCAACAACTGAACAGGATAAGGAGGCAGAGAAAAGGACTGCTTCATCATCACAGCAGAACCAGGACAAGTCCCATCGTGGGAACCAATTTGGAGAGTGGCGttgtgatgaagatgatgatgatgatgtccaGTTTGTGTCAGTTCAGCCAGGTACACAGACGACGACTCCAGTACCAGTGCCCCTGGTCCAGAAAGCCCTGACATCCTTCCCAGGGTTCCAGCCTGCCTCTCAGGTCAAAGGTCAGCGGGAGGACCCCAGGGCCCTGCACAGCCAGCTCACCGCTCAGCTCAAACAGAAGAAG GCCACTCTGTCGGTGGTGAATATGTCTGCTCTGCCCGATAAAGGGGAGAGGTTGAAGAGTCAGATCAAAGACCTGGAGGAGACTCTGGAGTCTCTCTGCCTCACCACTTCCACTGAGCCAG AGCCTCGGGGTGACGAAGGTAATGCCAAACCGAAGCCCACACCCAGCCAGTACAACCCATTTAGCTGCCCGGGAGGCACCGTCCTACTGCCCATTGCTCCTGCCCCCCTCCAGTACCAGGCCTCCACCAGCTCAATGGGGCTGCAGCTCAGCCAGGGATACACTCAGATGTATGGAG TGAACCCCCAGAGCCAAGCGTTCTATGGAGGCAGGATGACAGACAACCGTCTGCTAGCGGTGAAGAACGCCACATCTGAGGCCATTGACCACCTCCACAGCTCCCTGGAGTCCTGCCCCGACCCCGACGCTGAGGTTACGGACCCGAAAGGCATCAAG GTGCCTCTACTGGCCCATCAGAGACGAGCCCTGGCCTGGCTGCTGTGGAGAGAGACCCAGAAACCCTGTGGAGGGATCCTGG CTGATGACATGGGCCTGGGGAAAACCCTCACCATGATCGCTCTCATTCTGGCCCAGAAGAAGAAgcaaaaggaggaggaggagaaagacacTATATTGGAAGGCTGGATCTCCAAAAATG actctagcctggtagtgtctcaGGGCACTTTGATCATCTGCCCTGCCTCTTTGGTTCATCACTGGAAGAAGGAGATCGAGAGACACGTCAAGAGCAGCCGACTCAGTATCTACCTGTACCACGGGCCCAACCGCCAGAAGAACGCCAAAGT GCTGGCTGAGCATGATGTGGTGGTGACCACCTACAGCCTTGTCTCCAAGGAGATCCCAGTCCAGAAGGAGGATGCAGAGAAACCTAGCAAGGATACTAAGGATGTG CCAtcagccctccctcctctgctGCGGGTGGCCTGGGCCCGCATTGTGCTGGACGAGGCCCACAACATCAAGAATCCCAAGGTGCAGACCTCTTTGGCTGTGTGTAAGCTGAGGGCCAAGGCCAGGTGGGCTGTTACCGGGACCCCCATCCAGAACAACCTACTGGATATGTACGCCCTGCTCAA GTTTCTGCGCTGCGCCCCATTTGATGAGTTCAAGCTTTGGAAAACCCAGGTAGACAACGGCtctaagagaggaggagagagacttaACATTCTGACCAGAACTCTGCTGCTCCGACGCACCAAAGACCAGATGGACTCTACCGGAAAACCTCTG GTGAATCTGCCAGATCGGACCTGTGAGGTGCATCGCCTGAAGCTGTCTGAAGAGGAGCAGTCTGTTTACGATGTGGTGTTTGCACAGTCCAG GTCCACTCTGCAGAACTATCTGAAGAGACATGAGGGAGACAATGGTAAAAAGGGAGACAACTCCAATCCCTTTGACAAGGGTAAGGGAG TGGCTCGTGAGTTTGGCGTGTCCCAGGCGGActctgtgtcctcctcccagcaGACCCAGGGACCCACCAGCACTGTTCACATCCTGTCTCTATTGCTCCGACTCAGACAGAGCTGCTGCCATCCGTCTCTGTTGAAGAAG ACCCTGGATCCGTCTGAGCTGCAGGGGGAtgggatctctctctcccttgaggAGCAGCTCAATGCCCTGTGCCTCTCCTCCGAGCCCTCGGGCCCTGACCACAAAGCCACTGTGTCCCTCAATGGGAGCCGATTCGCCTCCGATCTCTTCAAGGACACCCACGAGAGCACCAAG atCGCTGCCATTCTCACAGAGCTGAAGGCGATCGGGCAGCAGAGTGAGGCTCAGAAAAG TGTGATAGTGTCCCAGTGGACCAGCATGCTTCACATCGTGGCCGTTCACCTGAGGGGAATGGGCCTGAGCTTTGCTGTCATCGATGGAACTGTCAACCCCAAACGCCGCATGGACCTGGTCGAAGAGTTCAACACCAACCCTAAAGGACCACGG GTGATGcttgtgtctctgtgtgctggAGGAGTGGGCATTAACCTGATTGGAGGGAATCACCTCTTCCTCATGGACATGCACTG GAACCCAGCTCTAGAGGACCAGGCTTGTGACCGCATCTACAGAGTGGGTCAGCACCGAGACGTCACCATCCACAG GTTTGTGTGTGAGGGCACAGTGGAGGATAAGATCTCCATTCtgcaggagaagaagaaggatctCGCACAGAAGGTGCTGTCAGGGACTGGAGCCTCCTTCACCAAGCTCTCCCTGGCTGACCTCAGGGTCATCTTTGGGGTCTGA
- the ttf2 gene encoding transcription termination factor 2 isoform X5 translates to MVELQTLIHSQQQQGYRLYYRCVLGKNAGQRWCGNVPWTAPEAEKRNPLSDRQLHPSSLPPERNPFKAPGKTDQTSEWRRLQDGGRLEGKGKNEKGGEKERLHKSVGKESEHGRGMGKEEEERGMSSPSESWRDKQLPAGMKIKKRVSGEENKESSETSPEEKEKTAKETKDKNKNSNKDSQREAEKSKNSSPKPQDTEDPHKASKGRHGYSPREPPTNSFKESGKHAGKKPSTERKKSNPSDPNGTTSKDAQAPKSTEKTKTPIPQSDKPAQRLSTPTTEQDKEAEKRTASSSQQNQDKSHRGNQFGEWRCDEDDDDDVQFVSVQPGTQTTTPVPVPLVQKALTSFPGFQPASQVKGQREDPRALHSQLTAQLKQKKATLSVVNMSALPDKGERLKSQIKDLEETLESLCLTTSTEPEPRGDEGNAKPKPTPSQYNPFSCPGGTVLLPIAPAPLQYQASTSSMGLQLSQGYTQMYGVNPQSQAFYGGRMTDNRLLAVKNATSEAIDHLHSSLESCPDPDAEVTDPKGIKVPLLAHQRRALAWLLWRETQKPCGGILADDMGLGKTLTMIALILAQKKKQKEEEEKDTILEGWISKNDSSLVVSQGTLIICPASLVHHWKKEIERHVKSSRLSIYLYHGPNRQKNAKVLAEHDVVVTTYSLVSKEIPVQKEDAEKPSKDTKDVPSALPPLLRVAWARIVLDEAHNIKNPKVQTSLAVCKLRAKARWAVTGTPIQNNLLDMYALLKFLRCAPFDEFKLWKTQVDNGSKRGGERLNILTRTLLLRRTKDQMDSTGKPLVNLPDRTCEVHRLKLSEEEQSVYDVVFAQSRSTLQNYLKRHEGDNGKKGDNSNPFDKGKGVAREFGVSQADSVSSSQQTQGPTSTVHILSLLLRLRQSCCHPSLLKKTLDPSELQGDGISLSLEEQLNALCLSSEPSGPDHKATVSLNGSRFASDLFKDTHESTKIAAILTELKAIGQQSEAQKSVIVSQWTSMLHIVAVHLRGMGLSFAVIDGTVNPKRRMDLVEEFNTNPKGPRVMLVSLCAGGVGINLIGGNHLFLMDMHWNPALEDQACDRIYRVGQHRDVTIHRFVCEGTVEDKISILQEKKKDLAQKVLSGTGASFTKLSLADLRVIFGV, encoded by the exons ATGGTGGAACTCCAGACTCTCATCCACAGTCAGCAGCAGCAgggctacag GTTGTACTACCGGTGTGTTTTGGGGAAGAATGCAGGTCAGAGGTGGTGTGGCAATGTTCCCTGGACAGCG CCAGAGGCAGAGAAACGCAACCCACTGTCTGACAGACAGCTGCATCCCTCCAGCCTGCCCCCAGAGAGAAATCCATTCAAGGCCCCAGGCAAGACTGACCAGACATCAGAGTGGAGGAGACTCCAAGATGGGGGGAGACTGGAgggtaaaggaaagaatgagaaaggtggagagaaggagaggcttCACAAGAGTGTAGGTAAAGAAAGCGAACATGGTCGAGGtatggggaaggaggaggaggagagggggatgtcaaGTCCCTCGGAGTCTTGGAGAGACAAACAGCTTCCAGCAGGGATGAAGATAAAGAAGAGGGTATCAGGTGAGGAGAATAAGGAAAGTTCTGAAACATCACCTGAGGAAAAGGAAAAGACTGCCAAGGAGACGAAAGACAAAAACAAGAACTCAAAcaaagacagccagagagaggctgagaaaAGCAAAAACTCTAGCCCGAAACCCCAGGATACAGAGGACCCACACAAAGCCTCAAAGGGTCGTCATGGATACTCCCCAAGAGAGCCACCAACCAATAGCTTTAAAGAGTCTGGAAAGCATGCTGGGAAAAAGCCAAgcacagagaggaagaagagcaaCCCCTCCGACCCAAATGGCACTACCTCTAAAGACGCCCAAGCACCTAAGAGCACAGAGAAGACCAAAACCCCAATCCCACAATCCGATAAACCAGCGCAGCGACTTTCCACTCCAACAACTGAACAGGATAAGGAGGCAGAGAAAAGGACTGCTTCATCATCACAGCAGAACCAGGACAAGTCCCATCGTGGGAACCAATTTGGAGAGTGGCGttgtgatgaagatgatgatgatgatgtccaGTTTGTGTCAGTTCAGCCAGGTACACAGACGACGACTCCAGTACCAGTGCCCCTGGTCCAGAAAGCCCTGACATCCTTCCCAGGGTTCCAGCCTGCCTCTCAGGTCAAAGGTCAGCGGGAGGACCCCAGGGCCCTGCACAGCCAGCTCACCGCTCAGCTCAAACAGAAGAAG GCCACTCTGTCGGTGGTGAATATGTCTGCTCTGCCCGATAAAGGGGAGAGGTTGAAGAGTCAGATCAAAGACCTGGAGGAGACTCTGGAGTCTCTCTGCCTCACCACTTCCACTGAGCCAG AGCCTCGGGGTGACGAAGGTAATGCCAAACCGAAGCCCACACCCAGCCAGTACAACCCATTTAGCTGCCCGGGAGGCACCGTCCTACTGCCCATTGCTCCTGCCCCCCTCCAGTACCAGGCCTCCACCAGCTCAATGGGGCTGCAGCTCAGCCAGGGATACACTCAGATGTATGGAG TGAACCCCCAGAGCCAAGCGTTCTATGGAGGCAGGATGACAGACAACCGTCTGCTAGCGGTGAAGAACGCCACATCTGAGGCCATTGACCACCTCCACAGCTCCCTGGAGTCCTGCCCCGACCCCGACGCTGAGGTTACGGACCCGAAAGGCATCAAG GTGCCTCTACTGGCCCATCAGAGACGAGCCCTGGCCTGGCTGCTGTGGAGAGAGACCCAGAAACCCTGTGGAGGGATCCTGG CTGATGACATGGGCCTGGGGAAAACCCTCACCATGATCGCTCTCATTCTGGCCCAGAAGAAGAAgcaaaaggaggaggaggagaaagacacTATATTGGAAGGCTGGATCTCCAAAAATG actctagcctggtagtgtctcaGGGCACTTTGATCATCTGCCCTGCCTCTTTGGTTCATCACTGGAAGAAGGAGATCGAGAGACACGTCAAGAGCAGCCGACTCAGTATCTACCTGTACCACGGGCCCAACCGCCAGAAGAACGCCAAAGT GCTGGCTGAGCATGATGTGGTGGTGACCACCTACAGCCTTGTCTCCAAGGAGATCCCAGTCCAGAAGGAGGATGCAGAGAAACCTAGCAAGGATACTAAGGATGTG CCAtcagccctccctcctctgctGCGGGTGGCCTGGGCCCGCATTGTGCTGGACGAGGCCCACAACATCAAGAATCCCAAGGTGCAGACCTCTTTGGCTGTGTGTAAGCTGAGGGCCAAGGCCAGGTGGGCTGTTACCGGGACCCCCATCCAGAACAACCTACTGGATATGTACGCCCTGCTCAA GTTTCTGCGCTGCGCCCCATTTGATGAGTTCAAGCTTTGGAAAACCCAGGTAGACAACGGCtctaagagaggaggagagagacttaACATTCTGACCAGAACTCTGCTGCTCCGACGCACCAAAGACCAGATGGACTCTACCGGAAAACCTCTG GTGAATCTGCCAGATCGGACCTGTGAGGTGCATCGCCTGAAGCTGTCTGAAGAGGAGCAGTCTGTTTACGATGTGGTGTTTGCACAGTCCAG GTCCACTCTGCAGAACTATCTGAAGAGACATGAGGGAGACAATGGTAAAAAGGGAGACAACTCCAATCCCTTTGACAAGGGTAAGGGAG TGGCTCGTGAGTTTGGCGTGTCCCAGGCGGActctgtgtcctcctcccagcaGACCCAGGGACCCACCAGCACTGTTCACATCCTGTCTCTATTGCTCCGACTCAGACAGAGCTGCTGCCATCCGTCTCTGTTGAAGAAG ACCCTGGATCCGTCTGAGCTGCAGGGGGAtgggatctctctctcccttgaggAGCAGCTCAATGCCCTGTGCCTCTCCTCCGAGCCCTCGGGCCCTGACCACAAAGCCACTGTGTCCCTCAATGGGAGCCGATTCGCCTCCGATCTCTTCAAGGACACCCACGAGAGCACCAAG atCGCTGCCATTCTCACAGAGCTGAAGGCGATCGGGCAGCAGAGTGAGGCTCAGAAAAG TGTGATAGTGTCCCAGTGGACCAGCATGCTTCACATCGTGGCCGTTCACCTGAGGGGAATGGGCCTGAGCTTTGCTGTCATCGATGGAACTGTCAACCCCAAACGCCGCATGGACCTGGTCGAAGAGTTCAACACCAACCCTAAAGGACCACGG GTGATGcttgtgtctctgtgtgctggAGGAGTGGGCATTAACCTGATTGGAGGGAATCACCTCTTCCTCATGGACATGCACTG GAACCCAGCTCTAGAGGACCAGGCTTGTGACCGCATCTACAGAGTGGGTCAGCACCGAGACGTCACCATCCACAG GTTTGTGTGTGAGGGCACAGTGGAGGATAAGATCTCCATTCtgcaggagaagaagaaggatctCGCACAGAAGGTGCTGTCAGGGACTGGAGCCTCCTTCACCAAGCTCTCCCTGGCTGACCTCAGGGTCATCTTTGGGGTCTGA